One window of Parambassis ranga chromosome 3, fParRan2.1, whole genome shotgun sequence genomic DNA carries:
- the pcdh20 gene encoding protocadherin-20, translating to MFNSRHLSLRKREGIWGLCILLLYTTPFPCLANFSQAKELIYKIKEGLPRGTFIGAIGVDLNLDFTVEPPLLFNLPQNQVSEQYVNLNITTGELYTSATEIDREILCPDNSERKGCVLSLDVFVLPQQYFQLVKVKILIEDVNDNRPKFPTDEICLSVPENTPVNARYAVEQSALDPDLGLHGVQTYWLVNDFGVFTLDVEENEGGELTPFLIVTEALDRETQAEYITDIIAEDGGTPPLLGAATLKIIITDVNDNCPQFTDSQINVTLHGNTTKGAHLARLHAFDPDLGANAQISYAYSERVPRDTRSLFHLDRITGVIKLAGKIDTGTATFYKLTVLANGPGCIPAVATVTVHIIKVFSGPPAVVPRYIAPEKDGVVTIKESEPAFSPIVFFTVKNIGKNQRVDCHLEGPGPFRLSPYQLFKNEYLLETTEPLDYEKTQEYELIVVAENTQGLVIKTFLKVQVLDENDNAPVFQQSLVEISVEENNPPNTFLTQLQASDQDSESRGEVIYLLGGDAPGIFVVDRVTGVLTVTTSLDREEKETYRFIVRAVDQGTPRRESIATVVLTVQDRNDNSPRFINKDFTFFVPENFPGYGEIGVLSVTDADAGKNGWVALSILNGSDIFMIDTGRGALRAKTPLDREQQGTYQLWIEAADGGEPALSSVTMVTVLLLDVNDNPPIVLFPQSNQSYMLVLPSTVPGTSITEVYAVDKDTGMNAVIAYSIIKRKGGEPGSFAIDPETGNITLKRELSNRGLYSLLVKVSDHGHPEPLYSTVMVNFFVNETVSNESYIQSLLTREADIEVEEKPWYIGQMTEGPERYELFPCRPVLIALSVTCLGLFFLVVTLTSYICCKRFKKNRKKRSEVEIPLKMKNDSMHAVNRKLRQISNI from the exons ATGTTCAACAGCAGACACCTCAGCCTTaggaaaagagaaggaataTGG GGATTGTGCATCCTCTTGCTTTACACCACCCCCTTTCCGTGTTTAGCAAATTTCAGCCAAGCAAAAGAGCTCATCTATAAGATAAAAGAGGGATTACCCAGGGGGACCTTCATAGGGGCCATTGGAGTAGACTTAAATTTGGATTTTACTGTTGAGCCCCCACTTTTATTCAATCTCCCACAAAACCAGGTCAGTGAACAGTATGTGAACCTAAATATTACCACCGGGGAGCTTTACACATCTGCTACGGAGATTGACAGGGAGATCCTCTGTCCTGATAACTCGGAGAGGAAGGGATGTGTCCTCTcactggatgtgtttgtgttgccacAGCAGTACTTTCAGCTTGTCAAAGTTAAGATCTTAATTGAGGATGTAAACGACAACAGGCCAAAGTTCCCCACGGATGAGATCTGCTTGTCGGTCCCAGAGAACACACCAGTCAATGCTCGCTATGCAGTGGAGCAGTCTGCACTTGACCCGGACCTCGGCCTCCATGGAGTGCAGACCTACTGGCTGGTTAACGACTTTGGCGTGTTCACGCTGGATGTGGAGGAAAATGAGGGAGGCGAGCTAACGCCTTTCCTCATTGTGACAGAGGCtctggacagagagacacaggctGAATACATTACGGATATTATTGCAGAGGATGGAGGGACGCCTCCTCTGCTCGGCGCAGCTACTTTAAAAATCATCATCACAGATGTGAATGATAACTGCCCCCAATTCACAGACTCACAAATTAATGTCACTCTGCATGGGAATACCACCAAAGGGGCACATTTGGCCCGCCTGCATGCTTTTGACCCTGACCTTGGTGCTAATGCTCAGATCAGCTATGCTTACAGTGAACGTGTGCCAAGGGACACTAGGAGCTTGTTCCATTTGGACAGAATCACAGGAGTGATCAAGCTAGCAGGGAAAATAGACACTGGCACGGCCACATTTTACAAACTGACTGTTCTTGCTAATGGACCTGGCTGTATTCCTGCTGTTGCCACTGTTACTGTCCACATCATCAAAGTTTTCAGTGGACCTCCCGCTGTCGTACCCCGGTATATTGCACCAGAAAAGGACGGGGTGGTGACAATTAAGGAGTCTGAGCCAGCTTTTTCTCCTATTGTCTTTTTTACTGTTAAAAACATTGGTAAGAACCAGAGGGTGGACTGTCATTTGGAAGGACCGGGTCCCTTTAGGCTCAGTCCCTATCAGTTGTTCAAAAACGAATACCTTCTGGAGACTACAGAACCTTTGGACTATGAGAAGACACAGGAGTATGAGCTAATTGTGGTTGCTGAGAATACACAAGGGCTTGTCATTAAGACTTTCCTTAAGGTGCAGGTTTTGGATGAGAATGATAACGCGCCTGTCTTTCAGCAGTCTTTGGTGGAAATATCAGTGGAGGAAAACAATCCTCCAAACACCTTTCTGACCCAGCTGCAAGCCTCAGATCAGGACAGTGAAAGCAGAGGTGAAGTCATCTATCTCCTTGGAGGTGATGCCCCTGGGATCTTTGTTGTGGATCGTGTTACAGGCGTCCTGACTGTGACTACATCGCTGGACCGTGAAGAGAAAGAGACTTACCGGTTCATAGTGAGAGCAGTGGATCAGGGGACACCCAGAAGGGAGTCAATCGCAACAGTGGTGCTGACTGTGCAGGACCGAAATGACAACAGTCCACGTTTCATCAACAAGGACTTTACTTTCTTTGTGCCTGAGAACTTCCCGGGGTACGGTGAGATTGGTGTGCTCTCTGTGACAGATGCTGATGCTGGAAAAAATGGCTGGGTGGCTCTTTCCATCCTCAATGGCAGCGACATCTTCATGATAGACACAGGCCGAGGGGCGCTGAGGGCCAAGACGCCACTGGACCGCGAGCAGCAAGGGACATATCAGCTGTGGATTGAGGCTGCTGACGGCGGGGAGCCTGCACTGTcctctgttaccatggtgaccgtGCTGTTGTTGGATGTAAATGACAACCCACCGATCGTCCTCTTCCCCCAGTCCAATCAGTCTTACATGCTAGTGCTACCCAGTACTGTACCTGGAACATCAATCACAGAGGTGTATGCTGTTGATAAAGATACAGGCATGAATGCTGTGATAGCCTATAGTATCATAAAAAGGAAAGGTGGTGAGCCGGGGTCGTTTGCCATTGACCCTGAGACAGGAAATATCACATTAAAGAGGGAACTCAGCAACAGGGGTCTCTACAGCCTCCTGGTGAAGGTCAGTGATCATGGCCATCCAGAAccactttattcaacagtcatggtTAACTTCTTTGTCAATGAAACAGTCAGTAACGAGAGTTACATCCAAAGCCTGCTGACCAGAGAGGCTGACATCGAGGTAGAGGAGAAGCCCTGGTACATTGGCCAGATGACAGAAGGGCCTGAGAGGTATGAGCTGTTCCCCTGTCGGCCTGTCCTCATTGCCCTTTCGGTGACGTGTCTGGGGCTCTTCTTCTTGGTAGTCACTCTGACATCTTATATATGCTGTAAGAGGTTTAAAAAGAACCGGAAAAAAAGATCTGAAGTGGAAAtaccattaaaaatgaaaaatgactcAATGCATGCTGTGAACAGGAAGCTCAGGCAGATATCGAACATCTGA